From Rhodanobacteraceae bacterium, the proteins below share one genomic window:
- a CDS encoding Inner membrane component of TAM transport system, whose protein sequence is MTRARKWLFGIAAAIVAIAVVFAALLYWVLYTPSGLRFALNRGVAMMHGQLAYASASGTLAGTTTIDGLRYHTSDGTKVAIAHASVDLRPWALLGHTLHIARTRIDGVMLDLAPTKPSNASNGFSLKPPLAIVLDDTQITRITVDENGKRTFAADSLTLAGKWSSQQLLLKQLALRAPDGSADLDGTLALAPGYPGHGNAKFDWTYDGTRYTGTLTSQSDGKTAQLQAVLSAPVALSANASLKLDASHAWTLALNAPTFDTKALPALPTSLKTLALDVQGSGDGSGGKLDGSLVVNGTTLQLDPAQFRYDGKALTLDPLRLHSPQIAGTATATGVVHLDAKPMSFALDATWQDVVLPADLAGQVLATHGDVKLSGTAEQFAVKGALALGPPDRLSNMQVDLAGTPQQIDLHALKIVQKQGGLDMSGTIGLQKPMSWKLDAVAKRFDPGAILAGWNGALDFTLASDGKLTPQGPVATLKLDKVAGTLRQRNIAGSKADLMITPDNMLQGSLLLVAGNSRIHAVGKHGPRTDADVTLDVASLGDWLPNASGKLQGELTLKGNWPKLAVAGHLQGSGLSADARRIDALQLTASIPNIAQPGGDLSLTLNGVHASDLDFDSVSLQGHGNAASHHLQLRAIGKPLSATLALNGSWQANTKRWTSTLSGVELSPQGMPTWRQEAQSTIVYQKGALTLSQLCLSAGEPRLCASADRNAQGAITAKYSLQRLPLQLLATMASGADPMQASGELSGAGQLAIDTSGTINGNASLNASAGSIVYTSNPGRPLLAWSSIGVDVDASGTTQHVRLHGALDDGGHVNGDVTVSGANHALQGTIDANLRSLAFLEAVSSEIANVQGSLAGNLQLSGTLAAPQFQGRIQTQGFSAELPRAGLKLHDGEFAINGDAQGNLAINGRIASGGGVLHVGGSVGLAANAPLTLDIKGDNVLVADIPAAHVVASPDLHIKRANGVFALTGSVTIPDAKVEVEKLPGQGPTQASPDVVIVDAPPAAQVAPLAMNADIEVKLGDKVKVQGYGLDGTVHGQLAVQVRPGQAATGRGQISVGGKYEAYGQNLSIERGRLLFAGTPLDNPGLDIRAVRNIRSQDITVGLQIRGTAQRPVLTVFSDPSMEQAEALSYLVTGRPLNALKSGEGDTLNTAAQALGGLAGDRLAKSIGSRLGLEAGVSSSEALGGSAFTAGKYLSPRLFLSYGVGLFTPGQVITLRYTLNRFLQFEAENATTGNRASLNYRIEK, encoded by the coding sequence GTGACGCGCGCGCGCAAATGGCTGTTCGGCATCGCCGCCGCGATCGTCGCAATCGCGGTCGTGTTCGCGGCGTTGTTGTACTGGGTGCTGTACACGCCATCAGGATTGCGTTTTGCGCTGAACCGCGGCGTCGCGATGATGCACGGGCAACTCGCCTACGCGAGCGCGAGCGGCACGCTGGCGGGCACCACCACCATCGACGGGTTGCGCTACCACACCAGCGACGGCACGAAGGTCGCCATCGCTCACGCAAGTGTCGACCTGCGGCCGTGGGCGCTGCTGGGCCATACGCTGCACATTGCACGCACGCGCATCGATGGCGTCATGCTGGACCTCGCGCCTACCAAACCATCGAACGCATCGAACGGTTTTTCGCTGAAGCCACCGCTTGCGATCGTGCTGGACGACACGCAGATCACCCGCATTACCGTCGATGAAAACGGCAAGCGCACGTTTGCCGCCGACAGCCTCACGCTTGCCGGCAAGTGGAGCAGCCAGCAACTGCTGCTCAAACAACTCGCGTTGCGCGCGCCCGATGGAAGCGCCGACCTCGACGGCACGCTCGCGCTCGCGCCGGGTTATCCGGGCCACGGCAACGCGAAGTTCGACTGGACCTACGACGGCACGCGCTACACCGGCACGCTCACGTCGCAGTCGGACGGCAAGACCGCGCAACTGCAGGCAGTGCTTTCCGCACCCGTCGCCCTCAGTGCCAACGCAAGTTTGAAACTCGACGCCTCGCACGCGTGGACGCTGGCGCTGAATGCGCCCACGTTCGACACGAAAGCGCTGCCTGCCCTGCCCACTTCGCTGAAGACACTCGCACTGGACGTGCAAGGTTCCGGTGACGGCAGCGGCGGCAAGCTGGACGGAAGTCTCGTCGTCAACGGCACCACGCTGCAACTCGATCCCGCGCAGTTCCGCTACGACGGCAAGGCACTCACGCTCGATCCACTGCGCCTGCATTCACCGCAGATCGCGGGTACCGCCACCGCAACGGGCGTCGTGCACCTCGATGCCAAGCCGATGTCGTTCGCACTCGATGCCACGTGGCAGGACGTCGTGCTGCCCGCCGATCTCGCGGGCCAGGTGCTGGCTACGCACGGCGACGTGAAGTTGAGCGGTACGGCCGAACAATTCGCCGTAAAAGGTGCGCTGGCGCTCGGTCCACCCGATCGTTTGTCGAACATGCAGGTCGATCTCGCCGGCACGCCGCAGCAAATCGACTTGCACGCGTTGAAGATCGTGCAGAAACAGGGCGGCCTCGACATGAGCGGCACCATCGGCCTGCAAAAACCGATGTCATGGAAACTCGATGCCGTCGCAAAACGTTTCGATCCCGGCGCGATCCTGGCCGGTTGGAACGGCGCGCTGGATTTCACACTGGCGAGCGACGGCAAGCTCACGCCGCAAGGCCCCGTCGCCACGTTGAAACTCGACAAGGTGGCCGGCACGCTGCGCCAGCGCAACATCGCTGGCAGCAAGGCCGATCTCATGATCACGCCCGACAACATGCTGCAGGGTTCGCTGCTGCTCGTTGCGGGCAACAGCCGCATCCATGCCGTCGGCAAACACGGCCCGCGCACCGACGCCGATGTCACGCTGGACGTTGCCTCGCTTGGCGATTGGCTGCCGAACGCTTCCGGCAAGTTGCAGGGCGAACTCACGCTCAAGGGCAACTGGCCGAAACTCGCGGTCGCGGGGCATCTGCAAGGCAGCGGCTTGAGTGCGGATGCGCGGCGCATCGACGCGCTGCAACTCACGGCGTCCATCCCGAACATCGCGCAACCGGGCGGTGACCTGTCGCTGACATTGAACGGCGTGCATGCGTCGGATTTGGATTTCGACAGCGTCAGCCTGCAGGGCCACGGCAACGCCGCGTCGCATCACCTGCAACTGCGCGCGATCGGCAAACCGCTCAGCGCCACGCTGGCATTGAATGGCAGTTGGCAGGCGAACACGAAGCGCTGGACCAGCACCTTGAGCGGCGTCGAGCTGTCACCGCAAGGCATGCCCACATGGCGCCAGGAAGCGCAAAGCACGATCGTGTACCAGAAAGGCGCGCTGACGCTCTCGCAACTTTGCCTGAGCGCCGGCGAACCGCGCCTGTGCGCGTCGGCGGATCGCAACGCGCAAGGCGCCATCACCGCGAAATATTCGCTGCAACGCCTGCCGCTGCAGCTTCTTGCCACCATGGCGTCGGGCGCCGATCCGATGCAGGCCAGCGGCGAACTTTCGGGCGCGGGGCAACTCGCGATCGATACCAGCGGCACGATCAACGGCAACGCCAGTCTCAATGCCAGCGCGGGCAGCATCGTTTACACATCGAATCCGGGCCGGCCGCTGCTCGCGTGGTCCAGCATCGGTGTCGATGTCGATGCGTCGGGCACGACGCAGCACGTCCGCCTGCACGGCGCGCTGGATGACGGCGGCCATGTCAATGGCGACGTCACCGTCAGCGGCGCGAACCATGCCTTGCAGGGAACCATCGACGCGAACCTGCGCAGCCTTGCCTTCCTCGAAGCCGTATCGTCCGAGATCGCCAACGTGCAAGGCTCGCTTGCCGGCAACCTGCAACTGTCCGGAACGCTGGCCGCGCCTCAATTCCAGGGACGCATCCAGACCCAAGGCTTCTCCGCGGAATTGCCGCGCGCGGGACTGAAATTGCACGATGGCGAATTCGCCATCAACGGCGATGCACAAGGCAATCTCGCGATCAACGGCCGGATCGCATCCGGCGGCGGCGTGCTGCACGTCGGCGGCAGCGTCGGCCTCGCGGCGAACGCGCCATTGACGCTCGACATCAAGGGCGACAACGTGCTGGTCGCGGACATTCCCGCGGCGCACGTGGTCGCTTCGCCCGACCTGCACATCAAGCGCGCGAACGGCGTGTTCGCGCTGACCGGCAGCGTGACGATTCCCGACGCCAAGGTCGAAGTCGAAAAGTTGCCGGGCCAGGGACCGACGCAAGCCTCGCCCGACGTGGTGATCGTCGATGCGCCGCCCGCCGCGCAAGTCGCGCCGCTGGCGATGAACGCGGACATCGAGGTGAAGCTCGGCGACAAGGTGAAGGTGCAAGGCTACGGCCTCGACGGCACCGTGCACGGACAACTCGCGGTGCAGGTGCGGCCGGGGCAGGCCGCAACCGGGCGCGGCCAGATCAGCGTCGGCGGCAAGTACGAAGCCTACGGTCAGAACCTCAGCATCGAACGCGGCCGCCTGCTGTTCGCGGGCACGCCGCTCGACAATCCCGGCCTCGACATCCGCGCCGTGCGCAACATCCGCAGCCAGGACATCACGGTCGGCTTGCAAATCCGCGGCACCGCGCAGCGTCCCGTGCTGACGGTGTTTTCCGATCCCTCGATGGAACAGGCCGAAGCGCTCTCGTACCTCGTCACCGGCCGTCCGTTGAATGCGCTGAAGAGCGGCGAAGGCGACACGCTCAACACCGCCGCGCAGGCACTGGGCGGACTGGCCGGCGACCGGCTGGCCAAGTCGATCGGCTCGCGGCTCGGACTCGAGGCCGGCGTGTCATCGAGCGAAGCGCTGGGCGGCTCCGCCTTCACCGCCGGCAAATATCTTTCGCCGCGATTGTTCCTCAGCTACGGCGTCGGCCTGTTCACGCCGGGCCAGGTCATCACCTTGCGCTACACGTTGAACCGATTCCTGCAATTCGAAGCCGAGAACGCGACGACCGGCAATCGCGCGAGTTTGAATTATCGGATCGAGAAGTAG
- a CDS encoding Outer membrane component of TAM transport system — MFAGWAIATLALLAFTATQPAHADTLKVIVTGVDKDLAAAVRAQLTASQYATRKDVTDTQARVLANDAAKQAPAALQPYGYYNAHATSELQHVSGEWQVHLQVQPGPPTKVATLDVQVPDVALELRPVKIAVRAFHPRVGEQMNDATYEASKATIASALLETGWLDAKATEHKVAVTRADNRAAIHLHYDVGTRYKLGEVTFEGSQFKPGFLQRYVPWESGDWYSQSNLLALQQALTDADYFSIVDVEPEVAKAKDHVVPVKVEVAPAKRTVYTSGVFVGTDTGPGVRGGIKRRWINRSGHTLDNQVLIAQRLKTVQSIYGIPRPGHDNASFSLGVGYRDENTKTSKSRTFSIAANETRDWHGWVRTIGVHLLSGTFTVGNSGNSNVNIPGIERGSSTLIYPELGLTKKVADNPLFVRKGYSINLIARAGPGIDTRFAQALADVTWIHAIGRDNRLILRGNAGITSVADFSKLPPQLRFFAGGDRSIRGYAYQAIGPRNSYGLVVGGERLLVGSATVEHYFTRDWGIAAFVDSGDAFNGTDFHARTGAGLGVRWRSPVGMVRVDVGVPINNPYYHGAQLHIVIGPDL; from the coding sequence ATGTTCGCAGGATGGGCAATCGCCACGCTTGCGCTGCTCGCGTTTACCGCAACGCAACCAGCGCATGCCGACACCTTGAAAGTCATCGTCACGGGTGTCGACAAGGACCTCGCCGCCGCCGTGCGCGCGCAGCTGACCGCCAGCCAATACGCCACGCGCAAGGACGTCACCGACACCCAGGCGCGGGTGCTGGCGAACGACGCGGCGAAGCAGGCGCCCGCCGCGCTGCAGCCCTACGGCTACTACAACGCGCACGCGACCAGTGAACTGCAACACGTGAGCGGCGAATGGCAGGTGCACCTGCAAGTGCAGCCGGGGCCGCCCACGAAAGTCGCGACGCTTGACGTGCAGGTGCCGGACGTCGCTCTGGAATTGCGGCCTGTGAAGATCGCCGTGCGCGCATTCCATCCGCGCGTCGGCGAGCAGATGAACGACGCGACTTACGAGGCGTCCAAGGCCACGATCGCGAGCGCGTTGCTGGAAACCGGCTGGCTCGACGCCAAGGCCACCGAGCACAAGGTCGCGGTGACGCGCGCCGACAACCGCGCCGCGATCCATCTGCATTACGACGTGGGCACGCGTTACAAACTCGGTGAAGTGACGTTCGAGGGTTCGCAGTTCAAGCCGGGTTTCCTGCAGCGCTACGTGCCGTGGGAAAGCGGCGACTGGTATTCGCAATCGAACCTGCTCGCGTTGCAGCAGGCGCTGACCGACGCCGATTATTTTTCGATCGTCGATGTCGAACCCGAGGTGGCGAAAGCGAAGGACCACGTGGTGCCGGTGAAAGTCGAGGTGGCGCCAGCCAAGCGCACGGTGTACACGTCGGGCGTGTTCGTCGGCACCGACACCGGGCCCGGTGTGCGCGGCGGCATCAAGCGGCGCTGGATCAACCGCAGCGGCCACACGCTGGACAACCAGGTGCTGATCGCGCAACGGCTCAAGACCGTGCAGTCCATCTACGGCATTCCGCGACCGGGGCACGACAATGCGAGCTTCAGCCTCGGCGTCGGTTACCGCGACGAGAACACCAAGACCTCCAAGTCGCGCACGTTTTCGATCGCCGCCAACGAAACCCGCGACTGGCACGGCTGGGTGCGCACGATCGGCGTGCACCTTCTGAGCGGCACGTTTACCGTCGGCAACTCCGGCAACAGCAACGTCAACATTCCAGGAATCGAGCGCGGCAGCAGCACGCTGATCTATCCCGAGCTTGGACTGACGAAAAAAGTCGCCGACAACCCGCTGTTCGTGCGCAAGGGTTATTCGATCAACCTGATCGCGCGCGCCGGGCCCGGCATCGACACGCGCTTCGCGCAGGCGCTGGCCGACGTCACGTGGATCCACGCGATCGGGCGCGACAACCGCCTGATCCTGCGCGGCAACGCCGGCATCACCAGCGTCGCGGATTTCTCGAAGCTGCCGCCGCAACTGCGCTTCTTCGCGGGCGGCGACCGCTCGATCCGCGGCTACGCGTACCAGGCGATCGGCCCGCGCAACAGCTACGGCCTGGTGGTCGGCGGCGAGCGCCTGCTGGTCGGCAGCGCGACCGTCGAACACTACTTCACCCGCGACTGGGGCATCGCGGCGTTCGTGGATTCGGGCGATGCGTTCAACGGTACCGATTTCCACGCGCGCACCGGCGCCGGCTTGGGCGTGCGCTGGCGCTCGCCGGTCGGGATGGTGCGCGTCGACGTCGGCGTGCCGATCAACAACCCCTACTATCACGGTGCGCAACTGCACATCGTGATCGGACCGGACCTGTGA